TTTGACGAAGGCTTCGGCTTCGGCCGTGATGTAGAGGTCCTCGTCGAGGCCGGGGTACTTCTTGCAGATCTCGGTGTCTCCGAGCTCCATGAGCAGCCAATAGCGCTCTTGGCGCCGGCGGCCGGTGAAGTCGAAGCGGATGACGACGCGTCGATCCGGGAGCCGGTCTCGGCGGAGCGCGTTGCACATTGACCACAGGGCCACAAAGGGGTCGAGGTTCTCGGGGGCCAACTCAAGCCAACGCGCACCCCACTCGCCGAGCGACTGGCAGACCGAGAAGAGGTCGTGGCCTGCGGCCGTGAGCTTGTAGTGGTGCCCGCGCCCGTTGGGCTTGGTCTCCGACTCGACGACACCGAGCCACTCGAGCTGCTTGAGC
This portion of the Candidatus Polarisedimenticolia bacterium genome encodes:
- a CDS encoding winged helix-turn-helix transcriptional regulator; translation: LKQLEWLGVVESETKPNGRGHHYKLTAAGHDLFSVCQSLGEWGARWLELAPENLDPFVALWSMCNALRRDRLPDRRVVIRFDFTGRRRQERYWLLMELGDTEICKKYPGLDEDLYITAEAEAFVKWHAGQLTWAQATREDRIQLHGPSWLVRAFPTWNARSMFAHIRPVSRSATRPAG